In Bradyrhizobium sp. 1(2017), one DNA window encodes the following:
- the dapA gene encoding 4-hydroxy-tetrahydrodipicolinate synthase, which produces MFIPPSAWFTGFVPDLPTPFDAADAIDLRAFAALCERQIRAGVPALVVCETAGEAPTLSLAEQELLIRAAVDVARGRVRIIAGAMSNATSQAIELARRAEAAGADAVMAVVPAYNRPMQDGMLAHFRAIAGAIGLPVILHDIPSRTLRPLADETLLRLVESRRVVGLRDGSGDITRPMRLARHLPANFRLLSGDDSTTFGFLADGGDGAISEVANVAPDLCRAILSQVRQGRLQSARYLDKRLMPLIGCLAEESPAALKYALSTLGLMSPATRLPIVPLGDAARAEVIRAFAAISDEELIDGIGA; this is translated from the coding sequence ATGTTCATCCCTCCCTCCGCCTGGTTCACCGGATTCGTTCCGGACCTGCCGACACCGTTCGATGCGGCGGACGCGATCGACCTCAGGGCCTTCGCTGCACTCTGCGAACGTCAGATCCGCGCCGGCGTACCGGCCCTCGTGGTCTGCGAGACCGCCGGCGAGGCGCCGACGCTCTCGCTGGCCGAGCAAGAGCTGCTCATCCGCGCTGCGGTCGACGTCGCCCGCGGCCGGGTGCGGATCATCGCCGGCGCGATGTCGAATGCGACCAGCCAGGCCATCGAGCTCGCGAGACGCGCGGAGGCTGCCGGTGCCGATGCCGTCATGGCCGTGGTGCCGGCTTACAACAGGCCGATGCAGGACGGGATGCTCGCGCACTTCCGGGCGATTGCCGGCGCGATCGGCCTGCCCGTGATTCTGCACGACATTCCCTCCCGCACGCTGCGGCCGCTTGCCGACGAGACTCTTCTGCGTCTCGTCGAATCCCGCCGGGTCGTCGGCCTGCGCGATGGGAGCGGCGACATCACCCGTCCCATGCGTCTCGCCCGGCACCTGCCGGCCAATTTTCGCTTGCTATCCGGCGACGACAGCACGACGTTCGGCTTCCTCGCCGATGGCGGCGACGGCGCGATCTCGGAGGTTGCCAACGTCGCGCCGGATCTCTGCCGCGCCATCCTCTCGCAGGTCAGGCAGGGCCGCCTGCAATCCGCCCGATATCTCGACAAGCGGCTGATGCCGCTCATCGGGTGTCTCGCCGAGGAGAGTCCGGCCGCCCTCAAATACGCCTTGAGCACGCTCGGCCTGATGTCGCCAGCCACCCGGCTGCCGATCGTGCCGCTGGGCGACGCGGCCCGCGCCGAGGTCATCCGGGCGTTCGCTGCGATCTCCGACGAAGAGCTGATCGACGGCATCGGAGCCTGA
- a CDS encoding SDR family oxidoreductase yields the protein MDLNLSDKVAVITGGSIGIGRAIAAELAREQAHVVIVARDAERLAASARDMSRDTGRRVIACAGDMTRPDDIARAMDTAREAFGRVDILVNNAGASPMGRIADTPDATWAKSIELKLLGYMRCARNVLPGMRDRRWGRVINIIGRSGHQPRAAYMAGGAVNAALLNFTLALAEECAPDNVLVTGVNPGPVQTDRWDSLISQGAAISGQDQGATNATAIASVPLGRVGQPHEVSGLVAFLCSDRASFITGTCINVDGGGTRCI from the coding sequence ATGGATCTGAATCTGAGCGACAAGGTTGCCGTCATCACCGGCGGCAGCATCGGCATCGGCCGTGCCATCGCCGCCGAGCTGGCACGCGAGCAGGCGCATGTCGTGATCGTCGCGCGCGACGCCGAACGGCTTGCGGCGTCGGCGCGGGACATGTCGCGGGATACGGGACGGCGCGTGATCGCCTGTGCCGGCGACATGACCAGGCCCGACGACATCGCGCGCGCGATGGATACGGCGCGCGAGGCTTTCGGCCGCGTCGACATCCTGGTCAACAATGCCGGCGCCTCGCCAATGGGCCGGATCGCGGACACGCCGGATGCGACCTGGGCCAAGTCGATCGAGCTGAAGCTGCTCGGCTACATGCGCTGCGCCCGCAATGTCCTGCCGGGCATGCGTGACCGGCGCTGGGGCCGCGTCATCAACATCATCGGCCGCAGCGGGCACCAGCCGCGTGCGGCCTACATGGCAGGCGGTGCGGTCAATGCGGCGCTGCTGAACTTCACGCTGGCGCTGGCCGAGGAATGCGCGCCGGACAATGTGCTGGTCACGGGCGTCAATCCCGGACCGGTGCAGACCGATCGCTGGGACAGCCTGATCTCGCAGGGCGCGGCAATCTCGGGTCAGGATCAGGGCGCGACCAATGCCACCGCGATCGCCTCGGTTCCGCTCGGCCGGGTCGGGCAGCCGCACGAGGTGTCCGGCCTCGTCGCGTTCCTCTGTTCAGACCGCGCATCCTTCATTACTGGTACCTGCATCAATGTCGACGGTGGTGGGACGAGGTGCATCTGA
- a CDS encoding alpha/beta fold hydrolase, which yields MASELRKIGVSEDCELAVRIDDYLLPWDTKPPVVLLHGLAESGEAFRRWVPYFATHHLVVRPDLRGYGDSTPMQGTYAYRFAGLGDDIIRVLDALKLDRVFLIGGKIGGTLAMHLTAKHPDRVIAVAAVGAPASLTSFNERAPTWRKQIREQGVEAWVRETTAGRLGSSLPPEALDWWIKLMSKTKASTLEAFLQMVPTVDVTGELPSIKRPALVITTTGSGLGDVASVKAWQETIPGSKLEVLPGDSYHVAATDPDVCAQKVRAFFDRIAT from the coding sequence ATGGCTAGCGAACTGCGGAAGATCGGTGTCAGCGAGGATTGCGAGCTTGCCGTTCGCATCGACGATTATCTGCTGCCATGGGATACCAAGCCGCCGGTCGTGCTGCTGCACGGGCTCGCCGAGAGCGGCGAGGCGTTCCGGCGCTGGGTGCCTTACTTCGCCACGCATCATCTGGTGGTGCGCCCCGATCTTCGCGGCTACGGCGATTCGACGCCGATGCAGGGCACCTATGCCTATCGTTTCGCCGGACTTGGCGACGACATCATCCGCGTGCTCGACGCGCTGAAGCTCGACCGCGTGTTCCTGATCGGCGGCAAGATCGGCGGGACGCTGGCGATGCATCTGACGGCAAAGCATCCGGATCGTGTGATCGCGGTCGCCGCGGTCGGTGCGCCGGCGTCGCTGACCTCGTTCAACGAGCGGGCGCCGACCTGGCGCAAGCAGATCCGCGAGCAGGGCGTCGAGGCCTGGGTGCGCGAGACCACGGCCGGCCGGCTCGGCTCGTCGCTGCCGCCGGAAGCGCTCGACTGGTGGATCAAGCTGATGTCAAAGACCAAGGCCTCGACGCTGGAGGCGTTCCTCCAGATGGTGCCGACGGTCGATGTCACCGGCGAGCTTCCTTCGATCAAGCGTCCGGCGCTGGTGATCACCACGACCGGCTCGGGGCTCGGTGACGTTGCCTCCGTGAAGGCGTGGCAGGAGACGATCCCGGGCTCGAAGCTGGAAGTGCTGCCCGGCGATTCCTATCACGTCGCCGCCACCGACCCGGACGTCTGCGCGCAGAAGGTTCGTGCGTTCTTCGATCGCATCGCGACCTGA
- a CDS encoding MFS transporter: MTAAIGVSVSAEKSTTAHVVWASALGTAIEWYDFLIYGTAAALVFNKLFFPSFDPFVGTLVAFSTYAVGFVARPIGGAIIGHYGDRLGRKTMLVATMIAMGLGTFLIGCLPTYDQIGIWAPILLVCLRFVQGIGLGGEWSGAVVMVIEHAGNRRGFYGSLVQIGFPVGVAASTGIFALMTKLPEADFLSWGWRVPFLISILLVGVGFIVRLKLAETPHFKDVVERKEVLAQPVLEVLRRDWRSFLLAIGITVSEVGLAYLLTVFTVVYATTKLGLPRQVILDAVVYAAIVEFATLPLAGWMSDVFGRRALYLAGGVFSVALAFPLFWFLDTKEPALITLALVVTMTLTHALLFGPKAAFMPELFRTKVRYSGASLGANVAAALSGGFSPLIAAALLAWAGSYWAVSVYIIALSIVTIIATLLAPETARDALKS; the protein is encoded by the coding sequence ATGACGGCAGCAATTGGGGTCTCCGTTTCAGCGGAGAAATCGACGACGGCGCATGTGGTGTGGGCGAGTGCGCTCGGCACCGCGATCGAATGGTACGACTTCCTGATCTACGGCACCGCCGCGGCGCTCGTCTTCAACAAGCTGTTCTTCCCGAGCTTCGATCCCTTTGTCGGCACGCTCGTGGCGTTCTCGACCTATGCCGTCGGCTTCGTGGCCCGGCCGATCGGAGGCGCGATCATCGGGCATTACGGCGACCGGCTCGGCCGCAAGACCATGCTGGTCGCGACCATGATCGCGATGGGGCTCGGCACGTTCCTGATCGGCTGCTTGCCAACCTATGACCAGATCGGCATCTGGGCGCCGATCCTGCTCGTCTGCCTGCGCTTCGTCCAGGGCATCGGGCTCGGGGGCGAATGGAGCGGCGCCGTGGTGATGGTGATCGAGCACGCCGGCAACCGCCGCGGCTTCTACGGCAGTCTCGTGCAGATCGGCTTTCCCGTCGGCGTTGCCGCTTCCACCGGCATCTTCGCGCTGATGACGAAGCTGCCCGAGGCGGATTTCCTCAGCTGGGGCTGGCGCGTCCCGTTCCTGATCAGCATCCTGCTCGTCGGCGTTGGCTTCATCGTGCGGCTCAAGCTCGCCGAGACGCCCCACTTCAAGGATGTGGTCGAGCGCAAGGAGGTGCTGGCGCAGCCGGTGCTCGAGGTGCTGCGCCGCGACTGGCGCAGCTTTCTGCTCGCGATCGGCATCACGGTGTCGGAGGTCGGGCTCGCTTATCTCCTCACCGTCTTCACGGTGGTCTATGCGACGACGAAGCTCGGACTGCCGCGACAGGTGATCCTGGATGCGGTGGTCTATGCCGCCATCGTCGAGTTCGCGACGCTGCCGCTCGCCGGCTGGATGTCCGACGTCTTCGGCCGCAGGGCGCTGTATCTCGCCGGCGGCGTGTTCTCGGTGGCGCTGGCATTCCCGCTGTTCTGGTTCCTCGACACCAAAGAGCCGGCGCTGATTACGCTCGCGCTCGTCGTCACGATGACGCTGACCCATGCGCTGCTGTTCGGGCCGAAGGCCGCGTTCATGCCGGAGCTGTTCCGCACAAAGGTGCGCTACAGCGGGGCTTCGCTCGGCGCCAACGTCGCGGCGGCGCTCAGCGGCGGGTTCTCGCCGCTGATTGCGGCTGCGCTGCTCGCCTGGGCGGGCTCGTACTGGGCGGTGTCGGTCTACATCATCGCGCTGTCGATCGTCACGATCATCGCCACGCTGCTGGCGCCGGAGACGGCGCGGGACGCGCTGAAGTCCTGA
- a CDS encoding Bug family tripartite tricarboxylate transporter substrate binding protein, whose product MRGVWRRTFLAACAAVLFSGSAGAQDYPSRPVKIIVPFPAGGSNDIIARIVAQKLTERNGQTFLVENRGGAGGNIGAETVATAEPDGYTLLLTAPPPLTINGSLYKKLPFDPAKAFAPVALIASVPIVLVVNPSVPAKNVGELIALAKAKPGTLNFGSSGIGSTNHLAGELLKSMAGIDIVHVPYRGAAPAMNDLLAGQIPFMFDNMPAVLPQVQGKAINAIAVAGARRAEALPDVPVVAETIPGFEASSWFGLVAPAKTPRPALAKLSGELEAILKMADVKKRLAELGAEPGTVFGEAFGQFMTDETAKWGKIIKASGATVD is encoded by the coding sequence ATGCGCGGGGTTTGGCGACGCACCTTTCTGGCCGCCTGCGCGGCCGTTCTGTTCTCCGGCTCTGCGGGTGCGCAGGACTACCCCTCCCGTCCCGTCAAGATCATCGTGCCGTTCCCGGCCGGCGGGTCCAACGACATCATTGCCCGCATCGTCGCGCAGAAGCTGACCGAGCGGAACGGCCAGACCTTCCTGGTGGAGAACCGCGGCGGCGCCGGCGGCAATATCGGTGCCGAGACGGTCGCGACCGCCGAACCCGATGGCTACACCCTGCTGCTGACCGCGCCGCCGCCGCTGACCATCAACGGCTCCCTCTACAAGAAGCTGCCGTTCGATCCCGCAAAAGCCTTTGCGCCGGTGGCGCTGATCGCCTCCGTGCCGATCGTCCTGGTCGTCAATCCCTCGGTGCCGGCCAAGAACGTCGGTGAACTGATTGCGCTTGCCAAGGCCAAGCCGGGGACGTTGAATTTCGGCTCGTCCGGCATCGGCTCGACCAATCATCTCGCCGGCGAGCTGCTCAAGAGCATGGCCGGCATCGATATCGTTCACGTGCCTTATCGTGGCGCTGCGCCGGCGATGAACGATCTGCTCGCGGGTCAGATTCCCTTCATGTTCGACAACATGCCGGCGGTGCTGCCGCAGGTGCAGGGCAAGGCCATCAACGCGATCGCCGTCGCGGGCGCAAGACGCGCGGAGGCCCTGCCCGACGTGCCTGTTGTCGCGGAGACCATCCCGGGCTTCGAGGCCTCCTCCTGGTTCGGACTGGTGGCGCCGGCCAAAACGCCTCGGCCCGCGCTTGCCAAGCTGAGCGGTGAGCTCGAAGCCATCTTGAAGATGGCTGACGTCAAGAAGCGGCTTGCCGAGCTTGGGGCCGAGCCCGGCACCGTGTTCGGGGAAGCATTCGGTCAGTTCATGACGGACGAAACCGCGAAGTGGGGCAAGATCATCAAGGCTTCCGGCGCCACCGTCGATTAA
- a CDS encoding MaoC family dehydratase, translated as MAGLYFEDFSVGQEFRHPLTRTVTEMDNTLFSLLTLNPQPLHIDAHFSEKTEFGQRIFNSLYTLGIMIGMTVYDTTMGTTVANLGMTDVTFPKPVFHGDTLRATTKVLSLRDSKSRPKAGIVEFEHHALNQNDEIVGKCRRMAMMHKRPV; from the coding sequence ATGGCCGGACTTTATTTCGAGGACTTTTCCGTGGGCCAGGAGTTCAGGCACCCGCTGACCCGGACCGTCACGGAGATGGACAACACCCTGTTCAGCCTGCTCACGCTCAATCCGCAGCCGCTGCACATCGATGCGCATTTCTCCGAAAAGACCGAGTTCGGCCAGCGCATTTTCAACAGCCTTTACACTCTCGGCATCATGATCGGCATGACGGTCTATGATACGACCATGGGAACAACCGTTGCCAATCTCGGCATGACCGACGTCACCTTTCCGAAGCCGGTCTTCCATGGCGACACCTTGCGGGCGACGACGAAGGTGCTGTCGTTGCGGGACTCGAAATCCCGCCCCAAAGCGGGCATCGTCGAGTTCGAGCACCACGCGCTCAACCAGAACGACGAGATCGTCGGCAAATGCCGGCGCATGGCGATGATGCACAAGAGGCCGGTCTGA
- a CDS encoding AMP-binding protein, with protein sequence MRTDELSLQSLIGTEPAAAPAFLFDGTAVSRAEFSTRVEQTAAWLAAQGVGKGDVVAVWLVNRVEWIALLFAAARLGAVVAAVNTRYRSAEVAHLLRVSGARLMVIEATFRSIDFAAILAEIAKDEVPALQQIAVVGADAIPAHWPCVRFDAFDQSYPPAPPAQDDIDLPVLLYTTSGTTKGPKLVAHSQRTLATHAASVAAALALDPQRHSLLAMLPFCGTFGMTSLLGFIAAGATIHVLDAFEAAPALKILGEHGITHSFGSDEMFRRILALTDAPRPFPKLEVCGFAAFQPGWRELAAEAETRGMKLFGLYGSSEVQALFSVSRGSDAFADRIEGGGWPMSADANVRIRDVETGELAASGVSGEIEISAPSRFLGYFNNPEATREAITADGFFRTGDIGRLRGDGSFVYETRAGDAMRLGGFLVAPGEIEDELKSCAGVADAQVVAVDLKGQARCAAFVIPAGDPPRQEALTAHLRERLAGYKLPARIYVVDAFPVADSANGVKIQRARLRAMAMERIAAE encoded by the coding sequence ATGCGTACCGACGAACTTTCGCTGCAGTCGCTGATCGGCACGGAGCCCGCCGCCGCTCCCGCGTTCCTGTTCGACGGCACCGCGGTCTCGCGCGCGGAATTTTCGACCAGGGTCGAGCAGACCGCGGCCTGGCTTGCTGCACAGGGCGTCGGCAAGGGCGACGTCGTCGCGGTCTGGCTGGTCAACCGGGTCGAGTGGATCGCGCTGCTGTTCGCCGCTGCCCGCCTTGGTGCCGTCGTCGCCGCCGTCAACACGCGCTACCGCAGCGCGGAGGTCGCGCATCTGCTTCGCGTGTCCGGCGCCAGGCTGATGGTGATCGAGGCAACGTTCCGCTCGATCGACTTTGCCGCCATCCTTGCCGAGATTGCCAAGGACGAGGTACCCGCACTGCAACAGATTGCGGTGGTCGGCGCGGATGCGATCCCGGCGCATTGGCCGTGTGTGCGGTTCGATGCCTTCGACCAGTCCTATCCGCCCGCACCGCCGGCTCAGGACGATATCGACCTGCCGGTCCTGCTCTACACGACGTCGGGCACGACCAAGGGGCCGAAGCTCGTTGCCCATTCGCAGCGGACGCTGGCCACGCATGCCGCGTCCGTCGCCGCGGCGCTCGCGCTTGACCCGCAGCGTCATTCGCTGCTGGCGATGCTGCCGTTCTGCGGCACGTTTGGCATGACGAGCCTGCTCGGCTTCATCGCAGCGGGCGCGACCATCCACGTGCTCGACGCCTTCGAGGCAGCGCCGGCCCTGAAGATCCTCGGCGAGCATGGGATCACGCATTCCTTCGGCTCGGACGAGATGTTCCGCCGCATCCTCGCGCTTACGGATGCCCCACGTCCGTTTCCGAAGCTCGAAGTCTGCGGCTTCGCCGCATTCCAGCCCGGCTGGCGCGAGCTGGCAGCGGAGGCGGAGACCCGCGGCATGAAGCTGTTCGGCCTCTACGGTTCGAGCGAGGTGCAGGCGCTGTTCTCGGTGAGCCGCGGCAGCGATGCCTTTGCCGACCGCATCGAAGGCGGCGGCTGGCCGATGTCGGCGGATGCGAACGTCCGCATCCGCGATGTCGAGACCGGCGAGCTTGCCGCCAGCGGCGTTTCCGGCGAGATCGAGATCAGCGCACCGTCGCGCTTCCTCGGCTACTTCAACAATCCCGAGGCGACGCGCGAAGCGATCACCGCCGATGGGTTCTTCCGCACCGGCGACATCGGCCGGCTGCGCGGCGATGGCTCGTTCGTCTACGAGACCCGCGCGGGCGATGCGATGCGGCTCGGCGGCTTCCTGGTTGCACCCGGCGAAATCGAGGACGAGCTCAAATCCTGCGCCGGAGTGGCCGATGCCCAGGTCGTCGCGGTCGATCTCAAGGGCCAGGCACGTTGCGCCGCCTTCGTGATCCCGGCTGGAGACCCGCCGCGACAGGAAGCGCTGACCGCCCATTTGCGCGAGCGGCTCGCCGGCTACAAGCTGCCGGCGCGGATCTATGTCGTGGACGCCTTTCCGGTCGCCGACAGTGCCAACGGCGTCAAGATCCAGCGCGCCAGGCTTCGCGCCATGGCGATGGAACGGATCGCCGCCGAATAG
- a CDS encoding acyl-CoA dehydrogenase family protein, translating to MDFALTDQQEAIRDAIAKICEGFPDAYWLKKDHDGGFPHDFHKALADAGWLGICVPEEYGGSGLGITEATIMMRTIAESGAGMSGASAVHINVFGLNPVVVFGTEEQRKRMLPPMVEGREKACFAVTEPNTGLNTTQLKTRAVAKNDRYIVNGQKVWISTAQVAHKILLLARTTPLEDVRSPTHGLSLFYTDFDRNKIKVHEIEKMGRKIVDSNELFFEDFEIPMEDRIGEEGKGFQYILEGMNPERILIAAEAVGLGKLALSRATEYAKTRTVFNRPIGKNQGIQHPLAVNWVELEAAWLMVMSAAWQYDKGMPCGAAANAAKYLAGEAGFSACEQAVMTHGGFGYAKEFHVERYLREVLIPRIAPVSPQLALSFIAEKVLGLAKSY from the coding sequence ATGGATTTCGCGCTCACCGATCAGCAGGAAGCCATTCGCGACGCCATCGCCAAGATCTGCGAAGGCTTTCCCGATGCCTACTGGCTGAAGAAGGATCACGACGGCGGCTTCCCGCACGATTTTCACAAGGCGCTGGCTGACGCGGGCTGGCTCGGCATTTGCGTGCCGGAGGAATATGGCGGCTCCGGGCTCGGCATCACGGAAGCCACGATCATGATGCGCACGATCGCCGAGTCCGGTGCCGGCATGTCAGGCGCCTCGGCGGTGCACATCAACGTGTTCGGGCTCAATCCAGTCGTCGTGTTCGGCACCGAGGAACAGCGCAAGCGCATGCTGCCACCCATGGTCGAAGGCCGCGAGAAGGCGTGCTTCGCCGTCACCGAGCCGAACACCGGCCTCAATACCACGCAGCTCAAGACCCGCGCCGTCGCCAAGAACGACCGCTACATCGTCAACGGGCAGAAGGTGTGGATCTCGACCGCCCAGGTCGCGCACAAGATCCTGCTGCTGGCGCGCACCACGCCGCTGGAGGACGTGCGCTCGCCGACCCACGGCCTCAGCCTGTTCTACACCGACTTCGACCGCAACAAGATCAAGGTCCACGAGATCGAGAAGATGGGCCGCAAGATCGTCGATTCCAACGAGCTGTTTTTCGAGGACTTCGAAATTCCGATGGAGGATCGGATCGGGGAGGAAGGCAAGGGCTTCCAGTACATTCTCGAAGGGATGAACCCCGAGCGCATCCTGATCGCCGCGGAGGCCGTAGGGCTCGGCAAGCTCGCGCTGTCGCGCGCGACCGAATATGCCAAGACGCGCACCGTGTTCAACCGCCCGATCGGCAAGAACCAGGGCATCCAGCATCCGCTCGCGGTGAACTGGGTCGAGCTCGAGGCGGCCTGGCTGATGGTGATGTCGGCGGCCTGGCAATACGACAAGGGCATGCCGTGCGGCGCGGCGGCCAACGCCGCGAAATATCTCGCGGGCGAGGCAGGCTTCTCGGCCTGCGAGCAGGCGGTGATGACCCATGGCGGCTTCGGTTACGCCAAGGAATTCCACGTCGAGCGCTATCTGCGCGAGGTGCTGATCCCGCGCATCGCGCCCGTCAGCCCGCAGCTCGCGCTCAGCTTCATCGCGGAAAAGGTGCTGGGACTCGCGAAGTCGTACTGA
- a CDS encoding fumarylacetoacetate hydrolase family protein yields the protein MTKTTRRSMLTAAAAVTAAGLADAVPAAAQAGPKPLFPVPMVTIPIVGEAEVFQVRRIYCIGRNYAAHAIERGSDPNREPPFFFQKPTDAIQNVAIGQVAEHPYPSLTKNYHHEVELVAALKSGGTNIPVEKALDHVYGYALGLDMTRRDLQNGMAAEKKPWEIGKSFDHAAVLGPIHPASKTGHFEKGAISLAINGTVKQNSDLSKMIWSVAEQIAKLSDAFELKAGDIIYSGTPENVGPVVKGDVLLCKLEGLPDMSIKIV from the coding sequence ATGACAAAAACCACGCGACGAAGCATGCTCACGGCCGCAGCGGCGGTGACGGCGGCGGGCCTCGCCGACGCTGTTCCCGCTGCCGCGCAGGCCGGACCCAAGCCGCTCTTTCCGGTGCCGATGGTGACGATTCCGATCGTCGGCGAGGCCGAGGTGTTTCAGGTGCGCCGCATCTACTGCATCGGGCGCAATTATGCCGCGCATGCGATCGAGCGCGGCTCGGATCCGAACCGCGAGCCGCCGTTCTTCTTCCAGAAACCGACCGACGCGATCCAGAACGTCGCGATCGGACAGGTCGCCGAGCATCCCTATCCGTCGCTGACCAAGAACTATCATCACGAGGTCGAGCTGGTCGCCGCGCTCAAATCCGGCGGCACCAATATCCCGGTCGAGAAGGCGCTCGATCATGTCTACGGCTACGCGCTCGGCCTCGACATGACCCGGCGCGATCTCCAGAACGGCATGGCCGCGGAGAAGAAGCCCTGGGAGATCGGCAAGAGCTTCGATCACGCCGCCGTGCTCGGCCCGATTCACCCGGCAAGCAAGACCGGACATTTCGAGAAGGGCGCGATCTCGCTGGCGATCAACGGAACGGTCAAGCAGAACTCCGACCTCAGCAAGATGATCTGGAGCGTCGCCGAGCAGATCGCAAAGCTGTCGGACGCGTTCGAGCTCAAAGCTGGCGACATCATCTATTCCGGCACGCCGGAGAATGTCGGCCCGGTGGTGAAGGGCGACGTGCTGTTGTGTAAGCTCGAGGGCCTGCCGGACATGTCGATCAAGATCGTCTAG
- the upp gene encoding uracil phosphoribosyltransferase, with protein sequence MSTSNVNVVAHPLVQHKLSLMREKDRSTKSFREILNEIGMLLGYEVTRDLPLELVDIETPIAPMQAPKIAGKKLTLAPILRAGVGFLDGMLALMPSARIAHIGLYRDPETLQAVEYYFKAPQDLSDRTVILMDPMLATGNSACAGASLLKARGARDIRFVCLLAAPEGIAQFQSEHPDVPVWTAAIDERLNDHGYIVPGLGDAGDRMFGTK encoded by the coding sequence ATGAGCACCAGCAACGTCAACGTCGTCGCCCATCCCCTGGTCCAGCACAAGCTCTCATTGATGCGGGAGAAGGACCGCTCGACCAAGAGCTTTCGCGAGATCCTGAACGAGATCGGGATGCTGCTCGGCTACGAGGTGACGCGCGACCTGCCGCTGGAGCTGGTCGACATCGAGACGCCGATTGCGCCGATGCAGGCACCCAAGATCGCCGGCAAGAAGCTCACGCTGGCGCCGATCCTGCGCGCCGGCGTCGGCTTCCTCGACGGCATGCTGGCACTGATGCCGTCGGCGCGCATCGCCCATATCGGGCTCTACCGCGACCCCGAGACGTTGCAGGCCGTGGAATATTACTTCAAGGCGCCGCAGGACTTGTCCGACCGCACCGTGATCCTGATGGACCCGATGCTGGCGACCGGCAACTCGGCCTGCGCCGGCGCTTCCCTGCTCAAGGCGCGCGGCGCCCGCGACATCCGCTTCGTCTGCCTCCTGGCCGCGCCGGAGGGCATCGCGCAGTTCCAGAGCGAGCATCCCGACGTCCCGGTCTGGACCGCCGCAATCGATGAGCGGCTCAACGACCACGGCTACATCGTGCCGGGCCTGGGCGATGCCGGCGACCGGATGTTCGGCACCAAGTAG
- a CDS encoding HpcH/HpaI aldolase/citrate lyase family protein codes for MRSMLFVPGDSPRKFEKAREGRADALIIDLEDSVVAEKKQEARGSTLTMLKGSRGPHQLYVRVNALDAGMTLADLAAVMPGKPDGIVLPKSQGGDDVRRVATWLEAFEAASGITAGATRIVCVATETAGSIFGLGSYKGCSPRLAGLMWGAEDLSASLGATEKASGGVFHSPYRLARDLCLMAAAAAEVAPIDTVYTDIDNLSGLEAETRAARRDGFSAKALIHPKHVDIVNAAFAPTDAERIWAEKVIAAFASNPNSGTLRLDGQMIDKPHLSAARKILGQP; via the coding sequence ATGCGTTCGATGCTGTTCGTGCCGGGCGACTCCCCGCGCAAATTCGAGAAGGCGCGCGAAGGTAGAGCCGACGCGCTGATCATCGATCTCGAGGATTCCGTCGTCGCGGAGAAGAAGCAGGAAGCGCGCGGGTCGACGCTGACGATGCTGAAGGGCTCTCGCGGACCGCACCAGCTCTATGTCCGCGTCAACGCGCTCGACGCCGGCATGACGCTCGCCGATCTCGCCGCGGTGATGCCGGGCAAACCCGACGGCATCGTGCTGCCGAAATCGCAAGGCGGCGACGATGTGCGGCGAGTCGCGACCTGGCTGGAAGCGTTCGAGGCGGCGTCCGGCATCACCGCCGGCGCGACGCGCATCGTCTGCGTCGCGACCGAGACCGCGGGCTCGATCTTCGGCCTCGGCAGCTACAAGGGATGCTCCCCTCGCCTCGCCGGCCTGATGTGGGGCGCGGAGGATCTGTCGGCTTCGCTCGGCGCCACCGAAAAGGCCTCGGGCGGTGTATTCCACAGCCCGTATCGCCTTGCGCGCGATCTCTGCCTGATGGCGGCGGCCGCGGCCGAGGTTGCGCCGATCGATACCGTCTATACCGACATCGACAATCTCTCAGGGCTCGAAGCCGAAACACGCGCGGCACGGCGCGACGGCTTTTCGGCCAAGGCGCTGATCCATCCCAAGCATGTCGATATCGTCAACGCGGCGTTCGCGCCGACCGACGCCGAACGCATATGGGCCGAGAAGGTGATCGCCGCATTCGCAAGCAATCCCAATTCCGGCACGCTGCGGCTCGACGGCCAGATGATCGACAAGCCGCATCTAAGCGCCGCCAGGAAAATCCTGGGTCAACCCTGA